In the genome of Streptomyces pactum, one region contains:
- the coaBC gene encoding bifunctional phosphopantothenoylcysteine decarboxylase/phosphopantothenate--cysteine ligase CoaBC codes for MDKPRVVLGVSGGIAAYKACELLRRLTESGHDVRVVPTASALHFVGEATWAALSGNPADTEVWEDVHQVPHVRIGQSADLVVVAPATADLLAKAAHGLADDLLTNTLLTARCPVVFAPAMHTEMWEHPATRENVATLRRRGAVVLEPAVGRLTGVDTGKGRLPNPAEIFEVCRRVLARGAAATTADLAGRHVVVSAGGTREPLDPVRYLGNRSSGKQGYALARAAVARGARVTLISANSDLPDPAGADVVRVGTAVQLREAVLKAAADADAVVMAAAVADFRPAVYAPGKIKKRDGQEPEPIALVRNPDILAEISAERARPGQVVVGFAAETDDVLANGRAKLARKGCDLLVVNEVGERKTFGSEENEAVVLAADGAETPVPYGPKEALAETVWDLVVPRLG; via the coding sequence ATGGACAAGCCGAGGGTCGTCCTGGGGGTGAGCGGCGGGATCGCCGCGTACAAGGCGTGCGAGCTGCTGCGCCGACTCACCGAGTCCGGCCACGACGTCCGGGTGGTGCCCACCGCGTCGGCGCTGCACTTCGTGGGCGAGGCGACCTGGGCGGCGCTCTCCGGCAACCCGGCGGACACCGAGGTGTGGGAGGACGTGCACCAGGTGCCGCACGTGCGGATCGGCCAGTCGGCGGACCTGGTGGTGGTCGCCCCGGCCACCGCCGACCTGCTGGCCAAGGCCGCCCACGGGCTCGCCGACGACCTGCTCACCAACACCCTGCTCACCGCCCGCTGCCCGGTGGTGTTCGCCCCCGCCATGCACACCGAGATGTGGGAGCACCCCGCGACCCGGGAGAACGTCGCCACCCTCCGCCGCCGCGGCGCGGTCGTCCTGGAACCCGCGGTCGGCCGGCTCACCGGGGTGGACACCGGCAAGGGGCGGCTGCCAAATCCGGCCGAGATCTTCGAGGTGTGCCGCCGGGTGCTGGCCCGGGGCGCCGCGGCCACCACCGCCGACCTCGCCGGCCGTCATGTGGTGGTCAGCGCCGGCGGGACCCGCGAGCCGCTGGACCCCGTCCGCTATCTGGGCAACCGTTCCTCCGGCAAGCAGGGGTACGCGCTGGCCCGCGCCGCCGTGGCCCGGGGCGCCCGGGTGACCCTGATCTCGGCCAACAGCGACCTGCCCGACCCGGCCGGCGCCGACGTGGTGCGGGTCGGTACCGCGGTGCAGCTGCGCGAGGCGGTGCTGAAGGCCGCCGCGGACGCCGACGCCGTGGTGATGGCCGCCGCGGTGGCCGACTTCCGCCCCGCCGTCTACGCCCCCGGCAAGATCAAGAAGCGGGACGGGCAGGAGCCCGAGCCGATCGCGCTGGTTCGCAATCCGGACATCCTCGCCGAGATCTCGGCCGAGCGCGCCCGCCCCGGCCAGGTGGTCGTCGGGTTCGCCGCCGAGACCGATGACGTACTGGCCAACGGGCGGGCCAAGCTCGCCCGCAAGGGCTGCGACCTGCTGGTCGTCAACGAGGTGGGGGAGCGCAAGACGTTCGGCTCGGAGGAGAACGAGGCCGTGGTGCTCGCCGCGGACGGCGCCGAGACCCCCGTCCCGTACGGCCCCAAGGAGGCGCTGGCGGAGACCGTCTGGGACCTGGTGGTACCGCGGCTCGGCTGA
- the metK gene encoding methionine adenosyltransferase, with amino-acid sequence MSRRLFTSESVTEGHPDKIADQISDTILDALLAEDPSSRVAVETLITTGLVHVAGEVTTKAYAPIATLVRNKILEIGYDSSKKGFDGASCGVSVSIGAQSPDIAQGVDTAYETRVEGDEDELDRQGAGDQGLMFGYACDETPELMPLPINLAHRLSRRLSEVRKNGTIPYLRPDGKTQVTIEYDGNKAVRLDTVVVSSQHASDIDLESLLAPDIREFVVEHVLKELVDDGIKLDTEGYRLLVNPTGRFEIGGPMGDAGLTGRKIIIDTYGGMSRHGGGAFSGKDPSKVDRSAAYAMRWVAKNVVAAGLASRCEVQVAYAIGKAEPVGLFVETFGTATVDAEKIEQAITEVFDLRPAAIIRDLDLLRPIYAQTAAYGHFGRELPDFTWERTDRVEALRAAAGL; translated from the coding sequence GTGTCCCGCCGCCTGTTCACCTCGGAGTCCGTGACCGAAGGTCACCCCGACAAGATCGCTGACCAGATCAGCGACACCATTCTCGACGCGCTCCTGGCCGAGGACCCCTCCTCGCGCGTCGCCGTCGAGACGCTGATCACCACCGGATTGGTGCACGTGGCCGGGGAGGTCACGACCAAGGCGTACGCTCCGATCGCCACGCTGGTGCGCAACAAGATCCTGGAGATCGGCTACGACTCCTCGAAGAAGGGCTTCGACGGGGCCTCCTGCGGTGTCTCGGTCTCCATCGGCGCGCAGTCCCCGGACATCGCCCAGGGCGTCGACACGGCCTACGAGACCCGCGTCGAGGGCGACGAGGACGAGCTCGACCGGCAGGGCGCGGGTGACCAGGGCCTGATGTTCGGGTACGCCTGTGACGAGACGCCCGAGCTGATGCCGCTCCCGATCAACCTGGCGCACCGGCTCTCCCGCCGCCTGTCCGAGGTGCGCAAGAACGGGACCATCCCCTACCTGCGCCCGGACGGCAAGACCCAGGTCACCATCGAGTACGACGGCAACAAGGCGGTCCGGCTGGACACCGTCGTCGTCTCCTCGCAGCACGCCTCCGACATCGACCTGGAGTCGCTGCTGGCGCCCGACATCCGCGAGTTCGTGGTCGAGCACGTGCTCAAGGAGCTGGTGGACGACGGCATCAAGCTGGACACCGAGGGTTACCGGCTGCTGGTGAACCCCACCGGCCGCTTCGAGATCGGCGGCCCCATGGGCGACGCCGGCCTCACCGGCCGCAAGATCATCATCGACACCTACGGCGGCATGTCCCGCCACGGCGGCGGCGCCTTCTCCGGCAAGGACCCGTCCAAGGTGGACCGCTCGGCCGCCTACGCGATGCGCTGGGTCGCCAAGAACGTCGTCGCGGCCGGCCTCGCCTCCCGCTGCGAGGTGCAGGTGGCCTACGCGATCGGCAAGGCCGAGCCGGTGGGCCTGTTCGTGGAGACTTTCGGCACCGCCACGGTCGACGCCGAGAAGATCGAGCAGGCCATCACCGAGGTCTTCGACCTGCGCCCGGCCGCGATCATCCGCGACCTGGACCTGCTCCGCCCCATCTACGCGCAGACCGCCGCCTACGGCCACTTCGGCCGTGAGCTGCCGGACTTCACCTGGGAGCGCACCGACCGGGTGGAGGCGCTGCGCGCGGCTGCCGGCCTGTAG